Sequence from the Anaerolineae bacterium genome:
CACCACCAGAATCCAGCCGGTTTGTTTATTCATCGGTCCTCCCAACAAAACGAGAAGGTGCTGCCTTTGGAACGCCCCAACGGTTCAGGGGCACAGGCGAAAAAAGCCGCCCTCGCCAATGGCTCAGCGTCGGCGCAGGGCGGCCAGGCGAGCGAACAGTTCACGCTCTTCCGCACTCAGTTGGCGCGGGATTTCGACCTGCACACGCACATACAGGTCACCGTGCTGGTCCGGGTTGCCCAATCTGGGCATCCCTCGGCCGCGCAGGCGGAAGGTCTGCCCCGGTTGCGTGCCCGGCGGGATGGTGAGCATCACATCCCCCGCCGGGGTGGGGACGCGCACCTCGCCGCCCAGCACGGCGGCGTACAAATCCACCGTCACATCGGTGTACAGGTCGTCGCCCTGGCGCTCAAAACGGGGATCGGGTGCCACCTGGACGACCAAGTATAGATCGGCCGCCTGCCCATTGCCCAGCGGCACGGCCCGCCGTAGCCGTACTTTGGTCCCCGTGCGGGCACCCGGCGGGATCTTCACCTCCAAGCGTTTGCCGTTGACCTCGATGTGCCGCGTGGTGCCGTGGTAGGCTTCGTGGAAGGTGATGGCGATGGGCTGCTCATAGGCCTGCGGGGTGGGCTTCCGTTGAGCCTGGCGGCGGTCCCGCTGCACCTCCGGGCCGAAATCCACGCCCGGAAAGCCACCGCCAAAGAACATGCGGAAGAAATCCGAGAAGCCGCTTACCCCGCCGAAGAGATCGTCCAGGTCGCGGAACTCCACCCGCACGCCCTCCGGCATCCCACCGCCGGCAAACCATTCGTCCCAGCGGAAGGGCCCTTGCCCGCCCGTGGTCTGCCAGCGGGCGTACGAATCGGACAACTGGTCATAGCGAGCCCGCTTCTCCGGGTCGCTCAACACCTGATAGGCCTCGTTGATCTCTTTGAACTTTTCTTCCGCTTGTTTGTCGCCGGGGTTACGATCCGGGTGATATTTGAGCGCCAGACGACGATACGCCTTTTTGATTTCCTCCAGGCTGGCGTTACGATCCACGCCCAAGATTTTGTAGTAGTCCTTGTATTCCATTGCTTCCCTCGTAGATGACGCAGCCAGGCAATTTGATTGTACGGCGAATCCATCCCCCTCGTCAAGCGCGATTTCGCCAACTCTTACAGAACTCTAATGTAGCACGCCCCCCTCAGCGGGACCTCCGGGCAGGCACCGAGCCCCCAGGAACGGTTCTTCCCCAAAAATCCGGCTCACCCCCGCGGGGCCTCCAGCGGAAGCCACGGGCTGCCGCCTCCCTGGCCCGCAAAGGCGCGCACTTCCTCCTCCAACGCCGCGTCCGACGCCCAAAAGGCGCTCTGCTGGGAGGCGTACCGTTGCACCCCCTGCACCCAGACCTGCAGCCAGGCCTCCGAGGGTGGCAGCGGGTGCATCACCCACCAACCCTGCCGGGGCAGGTCGCGCAGCGCCGGGAGCCCCTCCCGGGCTGCGTAGGGGAAGTCGGCGTAGTACGCCGCCACCCGTCCCGTGGCCTCGGCTGCGGCGCGGGTGAGCCGGTGGTCCACATGGCCGCCGATGGCCATGGGTGCCACCACGCGGGCCTCGGCGGGCCACTCACGGCGGAAGTGATTGGCCAATGTCTCCACCAGGGCCTCGTCGGTGGGGTGCAGGGACCCGGTCAGCGCATCGAAATCGGGGTAGAGCGGCTCCCCGGTGGCATCGCGGCGGTAGATGGCGTCGGGCACTTCCAGGTGGCGTGGCGTCAGTCCCAGCAGGCGGCAGGCGGCGTGGTCCTCGGCGCGGCGGGTGGCGACCACCTCTTCCCGTTGCAATCCCCACATCTGGTGCAGCACCTGCGCCACCAGGCTCAACGGCCCCGGCGGCGGCTCACCGGCGCACACCGTCCACACTTCCACACGATCGCCTTGCTGCACCCGCCAGGCCAGCCAGCCGCCTAACGAATACACCGCATCATCCAGGTGGGGAGAAAGCACAACCCACAGCATCCTCTCCTCCGACGCCAGGCAACACAAGCCGCCCCCAACAGGCGGCCTATTCCACGGTCAGCAGACAGCGAGCCAGGGATCACTCTTCCAGAATCTGGCCCACCTGGCGCAGCAAGCCCAGCACCAGCAGGCCCAGTTTCACGCCCACTTTGGCGTTCAGTTGCGGGGGGCGATTCTCGGCTTCAGCCCGTTGCACCATGAGATACCCCGCGCCCAACCCAGTCAACGCGCCCAACAACGCACTGAAGAGCAGGGTGCGGGTTTTCCAGGAAGTGCGGCTCTTTGCAGGAGGCTGCTTCACACCCATCGTTTCCTCTCTCCTATCGGCGGCGCTGCCCCCACAGGCGCTGCCATCCGGCGCGCAAGCCCTCCAGGCGCACCCACGGGGAAGCTACCCGGTCACTCAGGCGGCGAATGCCATCCCCCACCCGGCGCAGGAAGCCCTGGGTGTGGTTCGCGCCGCGATGCACGGCCTGCGGGGCCTTGCGCATGACCACCACCGCTGCCACCAGGGCGAGCAACACTGGCAGGCCGCCCAGCAGGCACAGCAGCGCCAGCAGGATGACGGCGGCGCTCCCGCCCTGGGTGGTCACCGAGGGGCTCAACGCCGCGGCCACCGCCAGCGCCAGGGCCAGCAACACGCCCACACCCAGCGGCACGCCGATTTGCAACGCCACCTGGGTTTTATGGCGCCGCAGGGTTTCTTGAGCCTCTGGCGAAGAAAGACTTTGAGGTTTCTCGGTCATCATGGGGTTATTTTAGCACAGGAGCGAAAGCCCCTGGAGCGCCTCATGGTGCCGCCGTCACGCAACACGCGGCATAGGAGCGCCAGAGGGTGAGCGAAGGCGCTAAAGGCGTCATCGTCGAAGCCCCGCCTTGCCCGAACAGCGTCACGATGGGCGCCTTTCGACTACAGACGCTCACGCACCTTCCGCTCAGGGCGCTGCGTCTTGGGTAGGTGACGCCAGGGGTTGAGTAGAGATGCCGTAGTCGAAGCCGTCAAGCAAGCAGAGGTCAAGGAAAGAGAGGGAGTTGCGTACCACTACCCTCTTGGGGTGGGGTAAAATGGAAACATGAACACCCAACAGCGCCCCACCTTTTCCGTCGTCGTGCCCGTATATAACGAACGGGAGTCCCTGCCCGAACTTTACCGGCGGGTCAGGGCGGTTATGGAGAGCCTGGGTGAGCCGTGGGAACTGGTGTTGGTGGACGACGGCTCCACCGACGGCTCCACCGACTTGATGCGGCAGTTGCGGGAGCAAGACCCCGAGCATGTGCGTCCGGTCATCTTCGCCCGCAACTTCGGCCACCAAATCGCGGTCACCGCCGGGCTGGATTACGCCCGCGGCGAGGCGGTCATCATCATGGATGCCGACCTTCAGGACCCGCCTGAGGTCATCCCCGACCTGGTGGCCAAGTGGCGCGAGGGGTATCAGGTGGTCTATGCCGTGCGGGCCGCCCGCGAGGGGGAGACCTGGTTCAAGAAGACCACCGCCGCCCTGTTCTACCGCCTGATCTACCGCATCACCGATGTCAAGATCCCAGTGGATACCGGCGACTTTCGCCTGATGGACCGGCAGGTGGTGGATGTGCTCAACCGGATGCGGGAGCGACATCGCTTCATCCGGGGCATGGCCGCCTGGGTAGGCTTTCGCCAGACAGGCGTGCCCTACAAGCGGGCGCCGCGCTTCGCCGGGGAGACCAAATACCCCCTGCGCAAGATGCTCAAATTCGCCCTGGACGCCATCACGGCCTTCTCTTACTTCCCGCTGCAGTTGGCCACCTACATGGGGTTCGCTTCGGCCGGGCTGGCCATCGTGGCCATCCCCATCGTGGTCGTGCTGCGGCTGACCGGCTCCCAGGCCTTCTATGGCCAGGCGACCACGCTCATCGCCGTGCTCTTTTTGGGCGGCGTGCAGTTGATCTCCTTAGGCATCCTGGGCGAGTATGTGGGCCGCCTATACGACGAGGCCAAAGACCGCCCCCTCTATGTGGTGGCCGAAGCGCCAGAGGAGGAGCCGGGCCAGAAATCATAGGAGATTGGCGAGCGGGGTGGTATAACCGCGCCCAATATTTCATCGAGAGAGGTAAACCTATAAAACAAAAACTCCTTCGCGCCCTAATCGCCATTGGCGTGATCTTCGTGCTGAAAAAACAGGCCCTCATCGAGGGGCTGCGCAACACCCACTAAGGGAGCCCTGGTTGCCACCACCCCTTCCTGACCC
This genomic interval carries:
- a CDS encoding J domain-containing protein, producing MEYKDYYKILGVDRNASLEEIKKAYRRLALKYHPDRNPGDKQAEEKFKEINEAYQVLSDPEKRARYDQLSDSYARWQTTGGQGPFRWDEWFAGGGMPEGVRVEFRDLDDLFGGVSGFSDFFRMFFGGGFPGVDFGPEVQRDRRQAQRKPTPQAYEQPIAITFHEAYHGTTRHIEVNGKRLEVKIPPGARTGTKVRLRRAVPLGNGQAADLYLVVQVAPDPRFERQGDDLYTDVTVDLYAAVLGGEVRVPTPAGDVMLTIPPGTQPGQTFRLRGRGMPRLGNPDQHGDLYVRVQVEIPRQLSAEERELFARLAALRRR
- a CDS encoding PIG-L family deacetylase, which produces MLWVVLSPHLDDAVYSLGGWLAWRVQQGDRVEVWTVCAGEPPPGPLSLVAQVLHQMWGLQREEVVATRRAEDHAACRLLGLTPRHLEVPDAIYRRDATGEPLYPDFDALTGSLHPTDEALVETLANHFRREWPAEARVVAPMAIGGHVDHRLTRAAAEATGRVAAYYADFPYAAREGLPALRDLPRQGWWVMHPLPPSEAWLQVWVQGVQRYASQQSAFWASDAALEEEVRAFAGQGGGSPWLPLEAPRG
- a CDS encoding glycosyltransferase family 2 protein; amino-acid sequence: MNTQQRPTFSVVVPVYNERESLPELYRRVRAVMESLGEPWELVLVDDGSTDGSTDLMRQLREQDPEHVRPVIFARNFGHQIAVTAGLDYARGEAVIIMDADLQDPPEVIPDLVAKWREGYQVVYAVRAAREGETWFKKTTAALFYRLIYRITDVKIPVDTGDFRLMDRQVVDVLNRMRERHRFIRGMAAWVGFRQTGVPYKRAPRFAGETKYPLRKMLKFALDAITAFSYFPLQLATYMGFASAGLAIVAIPIVVVLRLTGSQAFYGQATTLIAVLFLGGVQLISLGILGEYVGRLYDEAKDRPLYVVAEAPEEEPGQKS